One genomic window of Sporocytophaga myxococcoides DSM 11118 includes the following:
- a CDS encoding IS110 family transposase, whose amino-acid sequence MAYFLKERGVSVSVVNPLVIKRYCQMKLVRAKTDKKDAMMIARYGESETPQLWEPTSEIILMTQQLETYLEGLKKRRTMVTNQLHSFRHTGILNKELEKELEEEIADYDEKIARKEKEIKDLLDKENRELVHNLQSIPGIGPRTASLFIITTNGFRDFDNYKQVISYYGVAPRIFESGTSVKGRGRICKLGMSQVRKILYMAGWSAIRCNKACRELYGRLREKGKPFKVAMIAVVNKLIKQAFAIAKSGIEYQHDYKPTFARTIEQLT is encoded by the coding sequence TTGGCATATTTTCTTAAAGAAAGAGGAGTTTCTGTATCTGTAGTAAATCCTCTGGTTATAAAAAGATATTGTCAGATGAAGCTCGTCAGGGCGAAAACCGATAAGAAGGATGCAATGATGATAGCTCGTTATGGGGAGTCAGAAACACCCCAGCTTTGGGAACCTACTTCAGAGATAATTCTAATGACACAACAATTAGAAACCTACCTTGAGGGATTAAAAAAGCGAAGAACGATGGTAACTAATCAACTTCATTCATTCAGACATACAGGAATACTCAACAAAGAATTGGAGAAAGAGCTTGAAGAAGAAATAGCAGACTATGATGAGAAGATAGCCAGGAAGGAAAAAGAGATAAAAGATCTTCTGGATAAGGAAAACAGAGAATTGGTTCACAATCTACAATCTATCCCAGGAATAGGTCCTAGAACTGCAAGTTTATTTATCATTACGACTAATGGGTTTCGTGATTTTGATAATTATAAACAGGTTATCTCTTATTATGGAGTCGCACCAAGAATATTTGAGTCAGGGACATCTGTAAAAGGTCGAGGACGTATTTGCAAATTAGGAATGTCCCAAGTCCGCAAAATATTGTATATGGCTGGTTGGTCAGCAATTAGATGTAACAAGGCATGTAGAGAATTATATGGACGACTCAGAGAGAAGGGGAAGCCTTTCAAAGTAGCAATGATAGCAGTAGTAAATAAGCTTATAAAACAAGCATTTGCAATAGCCAAAAGTGGGATTGAATATCAGCATGATTACAAACCTACTTTTGCCAGAACAATTGAACAACTAACATAG
- a CDS encoding TIGR02594 family protein, with amino-acid sequence MTIEPKYSWLTEEQGPVMLKNALALYGTMEKPGTANNPVILQWAKEIGGGVSDVYKADEIPWCGLFMAVVAKRSSKQVVKDPLWALNWGTFGKATDVPMLGDVLVFVRKTKDGKSAGHVGLYVGEDNSCFHVLGGNQSDRVCITRIEKNRLYTARRADYIAQPSNVRRVLLNSSGLISSNEE; translated from the coding sequence ATGACAATCGAACCAAAATACAGTTGGCTTACTGAAGAGCAGGGGCCAGTGATGTTAAAAAATGCACTTGCGCTTTACGGCACAATGGAAAAACCTGGGACTGCAAATAATCCGGTAATTCTTCAATGGGCAAAGGAAATAGGAGGTGGTGTATCAGATGTATACAAGGCCGATGAGATACCATGGTGTGGACTGTTTATGGCAGTTGTGGCGAAGAGAAGTTCAAAACAAGTTGTGAAGGACCCATTGTGGGCCTTGAATTGGGGAACGTTCGGGAAAGCAACAGATGTGCCTATGTTAGGTGATGTGCTTGTTTTTGTAAGAAAAACTAAGGATGGAAAATCTGCAGGTCACGTTGGCCTTTATGTTGGGGAAGACAATTCATGTTTCCATGTTCTCGGAGGTAATCAGAGTGATAGAGTATGTATCACCAGGATAGAAAAGAACAGATTATATACAGCGAGAAGAGCGGATTATATTGCGCAACCATCTAATGTGAGAAGAGTGTTACTAAACAGCTCTGGTCTTATTTCAAGCAACGAAGAATAA
- a CDS encoding SGNH/GDSL hydrolase family protein, with the protein MLLAGLFSMMGFTQDQENLATPTLTVSPYPSEAPSGLKLTLGDTNETLRRKLTIVVIGSSSAKGEGASDLAHSWVELLKASLPAYSASIDVQNIAHGGYGSYQFRETGFVPPAGYPLPDPECNVTKALSFNPDIVIFANAGNDIVTGGYDIATEIVPNYQAIKTLVEASGAMFIPTTTQPRTGTNIVRRTNLETLSEYVKSNFDTYINFFDNLVWRTPENTTTNLTALTNLRYDDTHFNDAGHQIMFEQALAVISSVINETARVDEYVIERSQTAVSGYTELTTLTPFQTIYQDNSAVANTTYYYRIKAKALAPRLDSYYSTVVSSMVPGIQLLQTVYFNFGASTIVVPQYNNIGISSADISLLNSLGTSSGLKIKTPSFSTVSNGETVDMGTGYSFPSEAMRTALNNTAARSITVTGRAGKKYKLVLFGSRSNASSATAPRETIWTIGSETHSLECFQNKTQTVTFGATESTRIALNGSDQFIVTVTPGAGGQAYTNCGVLYEYGTP; encoded by the coding sequence ATGCTATTAGCTGGACTTTTTTCAATGATGGGATTTACTCAAGATCAGGAAAATCTTGCAACTCCCACACTAACTGTATCTCCATACCCTAGTGAAGCGCCTAGCGGACTTAAATTAACCCTGGGTGATACAAATGAAACACTCAGACGAAAATTAACAATTGTTGTGATCGGATCCTCGTCTGCTAAAGGCGAAGGAGCTTCTGATCTGGCGCACTCATGGGTTGAATTATTAAAAGCGTCGCTACCAGCGTATAGCGCAAGCATCGATGTTCAGAATATAGCTCATGGTGGCTACGGAAGTTACCAGTTCCGTGAAACAGGCTTTGTTCCACCAGCAGGTTATCCTCTTCCGGATCCTGAATGTAACGTAACAAAGGCATTGTCATTTAATCCTGACATTGTAATATTCGCCAATGCAGGTAATGACATAGTCACAGGTGGTTATGATATAGCAACTGAGATAGTTCCTAACTATCAGGCTATAAAAACCCTTGTTGAAGCTTCAGGTGCAATGTTTATTCCTACTACAACACAACCTAGAACTGGCACTAACATTGTGAGGCGCACAAACCTGGAAACATTATCAGAGTATGTTAAAAGCAATTTTGATACATATATTAACTTTTTCGATAATCTGGTTTGGAGGACTCCTGAAAACACAACTACCAATTTAACTGCACTCACCAATCTGAGGTATGATGATACACACTTTAATGACGCAGGACATCAGATAATGTTTGAGCAGGCGCTTGCAGTGATTTCATCAGTTATTAATGAGACGGCAAGGGTTGATGAATATGTCATTGAAAGATCTCAGACTGCTGTTAGCGGTTACACAGAGCTAACTACGTTAACACCGTTTCAGACTATTTATCAGGACAATAGTGCAGTTGCAAATACTACTTATTACTATAGGATCAAAGCAAAGGCTTTAGCTCCCAGATTGGATTCTTATTATTCGACAGTAGTTTCCAGTATGGTTCCGGGGATTCAGTTGCTACAAACAGTGTATTTTAACTTCGGTGCAAGCACAATAGTAGTACCTCAATACAATAATATCGGCATATCCTCAGCGGACATATCATTATTAAATAGTCTGGGAACATCATCAGGTTTAAAAATAAAAACACCTTCGTTTTCAACCGTTTCTAATGGTGAAACAGTAGACATGGGGACTGGATATAGCTTTCCATCTGAAGCAATGAGAACAGCACTTAATAATACTGCAGCAAGGAGTATAACAGTTACCGGAAGGGCAGGGAAGAAATATAAACTGGTATTATTCGGCTCCCGGTCAAATGCTTCATCTGCCACAGCGCCAAGAGAAACTATTTGGACAATCGGAAGTGAGACACATAGTCTGGAATGTTTTCAGAATAAAACACAGACAGTAACCTTTGGAGCAACTGAATCAACAAGGATTGCATTGAATGGAAGTGATCAGTTTATTGTAACAGTTACCCCAGGTGCAGGTGGACAGGCATATACCAATTGTGGTGTACTCTATGAATATGGAACGCCTTAA
- a CDS encoding DUF882 domain-containing protein: protein MNAITVILKNGQFTTLKEWHEKYDLKAGSDQIGKHFSLKEPKFMQDLKEYGELIVNEQLIRVMDGLRETLGVPLKINAFNRSNAKQEQLRRAGYRAAKFSPHVAKMAVDIDTDSIIQTRERVKKLKEVSSKLGIKIRIGYEEYLQADQSFIHIDVCPEYYAKGKPFHSKPHPDVWEQSMTW, encoded by the coding sequence ATGAATGCAATCACTGTAATATTAAAGAATGGCCAGTTCACCACATTGAAAGAATGGCATGAAAAATATGATCTGAAAGCTGGGTCAGATCAGATAGGTAAGCATTTCAGTCTTAAAGAACCAAAATTTATGCAGGATCTTAAAGAATACGGTGAGCTTATTGTGAATGAACAGTTAATCCGGGTTATGGATGGTTTGAGAGAAACTTTGGGAGTGCCTTTAAAGATCAATGCTTTCAATAGAAGCAATGCGAAGCAGGAACAATTGAGAAGAGCAGGATACCGGGCAGCTAAATTTTCGCCACATGTTGCAAAAATGGCTGTTGACATAGATACCGATTCTATCATCCAGACAAGGGAACGTGTAAAGAAATTGAAAGAGGTTTCTTCTAAGCTTGGAATAAAAATCAGAATAGGCTATGAAGAATACCTGCAGGCAGATCAGTCTTTTATACATATTGATGTTTGTCCTGAATATTATGCCAAAGGTAAACCATTCCATTCCAAACCACACCCTGACGTGTGGGAGCAAAGTATGACATGGTAA
- a CDS encoding phage holin family protein: protein MKNYLSNILAGFEFNNSFEFVQSLLPTIKYNLLTFFMILGIPVSVINKIFGLDELAFGALIIAMIIEILSGVYASHIRRQNFSSQKFARFTVKSACYLILIAVPYVFSNSYRERGSDTVAEIFEWLHLFFVVQIVAEHIISILENAAIIQGKRKTYWIDKIKSRIGNTL from the coding sequence ATGAAAAATTACCTATCAAACATTTTAGCAGGATTTGAATTTAACAACTCATTCGAATTTGTACAAAGCTTATTGCCTACCATTAAGTACAATCTCCTCACTTTTTTTATGATCCTGGGCATTCCGGTTTCAGTTATAAACAAAATATTCGGACTTGATGAATTGGCATTCGGAGCTTTGATAATTGCCATGATCATAGAAATCCTGAGTGGAGTCTATGCATCTCATATAAGAAGGCAAAATTTCAGCAGTCAGAAGTTTGCAAGATTTACCGTGAAGTCCGCTTGTTATCTTATTCTGATAGCAGTTCCCTATGTCTTCTCAAACTCTTACAGAGAGAGGGGAAGCGATACAGTGGCAGAAATTTTTGAATGGCTTCACTTGTTCTTTGTTGTTCAGATTGTTGCAGAGCACATCATAAGCATCCTTGAGAATGCCGCGATTATCCAAGGCAAAAGAAAAACATATTGGATTGATAAAATAAAATCCAGAATAGGTAATACTTTATAA
- a CDS encoding host-nuclease inhibitor Gam family protein: MTRIKKTLSGPVNRTAAEEIFADFALASTRHNQLLAKKNEEISFIEKKYKEEIQQLQEQQKIAFEALHSYAESHREEFKGKKSIKFQDGVLGFRTGAPKLKTRKGYTWSSVTNLLKEFLPDYIRKIEEPAKDRLLADRNDPEVKQMFDKIGIFVDQDETFYINTKKGLSQ, encoded by the coding sequence ATGACAAGAATTAAGAAAACGCTTAGCGGCCCTGTAAATAGGACAGCCGCAGAGGAAATCTTTGCAGATTTCGCACTGGCTAGCACAAGGCACAATCAGCTTTTAGCAAAGAAGAATGAAGAAATTTCTTTTATAGAGAAAAAGTATAAAGAGGAAATCCAGCAATTGCAGGAACAACAGAAAATTGCTTTTGAGGCACTTCACTCTTATGCAGAGAGCCATAGAGAAGAGTTTAAAGGTAAAAAAAGTATAAAGTTCCAGGATGGTGTTTTAGGATTTCGTACAGGAGCTCCAAAACTCAAGACCAGAAAGGGTTATACTTGGAGTAGTGTTACTAATCTTTTAAAGGAATTTCTACCAGATTATATCAGAAAGATTGAAGAACCTGCAAAGGATAGATTATTGGCTGATCGCAATGATCCCGAAGTTAAACAGATGTTTGATAAGATTGGAATATTTGTTGATCAAGATGAGACCTTTTATATCAACACAAAGAAGGGATTAAGTCAATAA
- a CDS encoding helix-turn-helix domain-containing protein, with translation MVQQRNPKKPTNANIFGKYFIYMIYFGENLYLLRKEKGLNQAELSEIIGVGRNTLSDYENGKSEPNLSTLIKISEFFGINIHTLLVEALNNVHSIKETENGKKVEKNQLNDSRNQGNTNSGGSEKTEESKSGNDDLIAALRMVIETQKNLIESLNSHNSILQERLSEVEQRNSITNKK, from the coding sequence ATGGTACAACAAAGAAATCCGAAAAAACCGACAAATGCAAATATTTTCGGAAAATATTTTATTTATATGATCTATTTTGGAGAAAATCTATATTTATTAAGAAAAGAAAAAGGCTTAAACCAAGCAGAACTATCTGAAATTATTGGTGTTGGGAGAAATACACTGTCTGACTACGAAAATGGAAAGAGTGAGCCGAATTTGTCGACATTAATAAAAATATCCGAGTTTTTCGGCATTAACATCCATACTTTACTTGTTGAGGCTTTAAATAATGTCCATTCAATTAAAGAAACAGAGAATGGCAAAAAAGTAGAAAAAAATCAACTTAATGATTCTCGTAATCAAGGAAATACCAATTCTGGGGGCTCAGAAAAAACTGAAGAAAGTAAATCTGGAAATGATGATTTGATTGCAGCCCTTCGTATGGTCATTGAAACTCAAAAAAATCTCATAGAAAGCTTAAATTCACATAATTCTATTCTTCAGGAGCGCCTCAGTGAAGTGGAACAAAGGAATAGTATAACTAACAAAAAATAG
- a CDS encoding glycosyl hydrolase family 8 translates to MERKFTLLLLCLVSVFQIQVLQAQTPTYAYPQNRSYPFGFQQNVKSKTEASAIADSWYNDWKSRWVETCGSSARVKDGDGKTYSEGIGYGMLLAVYRGDKTLFDGLWAYYKNNMNNHGLMNWCRTSCGGGSCGDNGATDGDLDAAMGLVIASCQWPSGSYAADAKTLITNIKNWEFTTCSGLTVQKAGDWLGGCNCTNPSYFSPGYYRAFAQFVPDQSSFWLKAADDSYTVLLKSAHTTTGLIPAWSDSDGGIGGSGDCDKIQQNGGGTRSDYQFDAARAPWRVAIDYLWWGTPSAKTWLTKLTGWVKSGPGISGIKAGYKRDGSQNVDYRNSAFTGAFALAAMASSQDDANSFFNWWTQNSVTSGNVGSRLDDAPYFQNSLRTIYVLLATGNMWYPCGNVTPPSSCKKPNLGADISMCGSSFPVTLQSKTNGGGNIRFTWKRTSPSAATFITSSSNAADANYSVTASNGAGTYVVVRDSVDGSGKVVCTETDEIVISATLQTPALGADKVLCNPASYSLSPSNLSSFPSGTTWQWQKGGTNINGATSSTLANVNEAATYKLTASISGCASTSDEIKLTSSLPTPVNGCRSSAGTVTLSVTGGTAPYSWYSGTSGGSALATGNTFTTPSISSTTTYYVQDASGGGTKGNVGPANNSIGTIWDGNDYAYKLKFDALSAFTLNSVTVYPNAAGTLTVRVLKSDKTTVLASKSFTLSGPGGSQVLDLGFSIPQGTDYYMDGQVTGGAKLNINGGGATYPYTLSGVVSIKGTDPDWIVGQGWYLYYYNWSVSVGNGCARLPVVATINASCTSTPPTQPQVSGPDNIGQGANGTYTVTQVQGVTYTWSVSGDAQIVSGQGTNTVVIKFGNNDASVSVVASNSGGTTPSPAKLVDVRPAGINDGQAESIKIYPNPSNHEFLMDLSTLNGEALVKVYDLNSNLLIDQKEVFSSAQVTIGADYPAGFYIVELITNRGNFRCKLVKQ, encoded by the coding sequence ATGGAGAGAAAATTTACCCTATTGCTACTTTGTCTTGTTTCTGTTTTTCAGATACAGGTATTGCAGGCTCAAACGCCAACCTATGCTTATCCTCAAAACAGGAGTTATCCTTTTGGATTTCAGCAAAATGTTAAATCCAAAACAGAAGCTTCTGCTATTGCGGATTCCTGGTATAATGACTGGAAATCAAGATGGGTGGAAACCTGCGGAAGCTCAGCGAGAGTAAAAGATGGAGATGGTAAAACTTATTCTGAAGGTATAGGCTATGGAATGCTTTTGGCTGTATATAGAGGTGACAAAACGCTTTTTGATGGTTTATGGGCCTATTATAAAAATAACATGAACAACCATGGATTGATGAACTGGTGTCGGACTAGTTGCGGTGGTGGTTCTTGCGGAGATAATGGTGCAACAGACGGGGACCTGGATGCGGCAATGGGTCTGGTTATAGCTAGTTGCCAGTGGCCTTCCGGTTCTTATGCTGCAGACGCGAAAACATTAATCACTAATATCAAAAACTGGGAGTTTACAACTTGTAGCGGTTTAACAGTTCAAAAAGCTGGGGACTGGTTGGGAGGTTGTAACTGTACAAACCCTTCTTATTTTTCACCTGGTTATTATAGAGCGTTCGCTCAGTTTGTTCCGGATCAATCTTCATTTTGGTTAAAAGCTGCTGATGACAGCTATACTGTATTACTGAAATCTGCTCACACTACAACTGGATTGATTCCCGCATGGAGTGATTCAGATGGTGGAATTGGAGGATCAGGAGACTGTGATAAGATTCAACAAAACGGCGGTGGTACAAGATCTGATTATCAGTTTGATGCTGCAAGAGCACCATGGAGAGTTGCTATCGACTATCTATGGTGGGGAACTCCTAGTGCAAAGACATGGCTAACTAAGCTTACAGGTTGGGTTAAAAGTGGTCCGGGAATCAGTGGTATCAAAGCTGGTTACAAAAGAGATGGTTCTCAAAATGTGGATTATAGAAACTCAGCATTTACAGGTGCATTTGCTTTAGCAGCAATGGCATCCAGCCAGGATGATGCAAATTCTTTCTTCAACTGGTGGACACAGAATTCTGTTACTTCTGGTAATGTTGGCTCGAGATTGGACGATGCTCCATATTTTCAGAATTCTTTAAGAACTATCTATGTATTGCTTGCAACAGGTAACATGTGGTATCCTTGTGGAAATGTTACTCCTCCTTCAAGCTGCAAAAAACCAAATCTTGGAGCGGATATCAGTATGTGTGGAAGCTCTTTTCCAGTAACCCTTCAGTCAAAAACAAACGGTGGCGGAAATATCAGATTTACATGGAAGAGAACCAGTCCCTCTGCTGCTACTTTTATAACCAGTTCAAGCAATGCTGCAGATGCAAACTATAGTGTAACAGCATCGAATGGCGCAGGTACTTATGTTGTCGTTCGTGATTCTGTGGATGGTTCTGGTAAAGTGGTCTGCACAGAAACAGATGAAATTGTTATTTCTGCAACTCTACAAACTCCTGCGTTAGGCGCAGATAAAGTTCTTTGCAATCCGGCAAGTTACAGCCTTTCACCTTCTAACCTTTCTTCTTTTCCTTCCGGAACGACCTGGCAATGGCAGAAAGGTGGAACCAACATTAATGGAGCAACCAGCAGCACTTTGGCCAATGTTAATGAAGCTGCAACGTATAAACTTACAGCTAGCATCTCAGGATGTGCTTCAACGTCTGACGAGATTAAATTAACATCCAGCCTGCCAACTCCTGTCAATGGATGCAGATCTTCTGCAGGAACAGTTACCTTAAGTGTTACTGGTGGCACGGCGCCTTATAGCTGGTATAGCGGCACTTCAGGCGGTAGTGCCCTTGCGACAGGCAATACATTCACTACTCCGTCAATTTCTTCCACCACAACTTACTATGTGCAGGATGCATCAGGTGGAGGAACAAAAGGCAACGTCGGACCAGCAAATAATTCTATAGGAACTATTTGGGATGGAAATGATTATGCCTATAAGTTAAAATTTGACGCACTTAGTGCGTTTACACTTAATTCTGTTACCGTATACCCAAATGCAGCAGGTACTCTGACGGTAAGAGTCCTAAAAAGTGACAAGACTACTGTTCTTGCATCTAAATCATTTACTCTTTCAGGCCCTGGAGGTTCGCAGGTTTTAGATCTGGGATTTTCTATACCACAAGGTACAGATTACTACATGGACGGCCAGGTTACCGGAGGAGCTAAATTGAATATAAATGGAGGAGGTGCAACTTATCCTTATACTCTTTCAGGTGTTGTGTCAATAAAGGGTACAGATCCTGATTGGATTGTTGGACAAGGCTGGTATCTTTACTACTATAACTGGAGTGTAAGTGTAGGAAATGGATGTGCGAGGTTGCCTGTAGTTGCAACGATCAATGCTTCATGTACATCAACACCTCCGACTCAGCCTCAGGTATCAGGTCCCGATAATATCGGACAGGGTGCAAATGGTACTTATACAGTTACTCAGGTTCAGGGTGTAACATATACCTGGTCTGTAAGTGGCGATGCTCAGATAGTATCCGGTCAAGGTACCAATACTGTTGTTATTAAGTTTGGCAATAACGATGCTAGCGTTTCTGTTGTGGCTTCAAATTCAGGCGGAACAACACCTTCTCCGGCCAAGTTAGTTGATGTTCGTCCGGCAGGAATCAATGACGGCCAGGCTGAATCAATTAAAATTTACCCAAATCCTTCTAATCATGAATTCTTAATGGATTTGTCAACGCTTAATGGAGAAGCATTGGTAAAAGTTTATGATTTGAATTCTAATCTTCTGATTGATCAGAAAGAAGTATTCTCCAGTGCTCAGGTAACTATTGGGGCAGATTATCCGGCAGGTTTTTATATTGTTGAACTGATTACAAATAGAGGCAACTTCAGATGTAAGCTTGTTAAGCAATAA
- the feoB gene encoding ferrous iron transport protein B, with protein sequence MSIEKTTRLKVALLGNPNAGKSSLFNHLTGLNQKIGNFPGVTVDKKVGTSKISDNLYAEIIDLPGTYSLYPKSLDEQIVLDLLHSKKDPASPDLLLVVIDASTFKRNMLLFTQIRDLGFPVILVLNMLDLAEQHGIKIDPLKLEKELNVPIVAINARTGAGIRELKAAIACPVHTPPESYYKPGPLASGIISEVKESFSLENDYQAILLAHQYDNMRGLPQKEKEELARLVKKWSFDSKGFQSKETIARYDVITRILKETVEEKSVDDKELTSTKIDRILTHKVFGYLIFFFILLVLFQSIFAWASFPMDLIDGGIAWINGALKQNLPSGPFTDLLTDGLIAGLGGVLIFIPQIAILFAFIAVLEESGYMSRVMFLMDKLMRPFGMSGRSVVPLISGVACAVPAIMSTRSIENWKERLITIFVTPLMSCSARIPVFTILIALVVPEVDLLGFINLQGIVLMGLYLIGFLSAILSGFVMNKILKNKQRSFFIMELPSYRIPRWKNVGLTIYEKVKTFVLEAGKVIVAISIVLWVLASYGPGDIETNAVTEIRREQPELVESTPDFDNAVAGKKLEMSYAGQFGHFIEPVIRPLGFDWKIGVALITSFAAREVFIGTMSTIYSVGDSGDDEATIKQRMKEEINPKTGGPMYTPALAFSLLIFYLFAMQCMSTLAIVRRETKGWTWPMLQLIYMTGLAYGLSFITYHLFS encoded by the coding sequence ATGTCTATTGAAAAAACAACGAGGTTAAAAGTTGCCCTTCTGGGTAATCCTAATGCCGGTAAATCTTCTCTTTTTAACCACCTTACCGGTTTAAATCAAAAAATCGGAAATTTTCCCGGGGTCACTGTAGATAAAAAAGTTGGCACGAGTAAAATCAGTGACAATCTATATGCTGAAATAATTGACCTTCCGGGCACTTATAGTCTTTATCCCAAATCACTCGATGAACAGATAGTCCTTGATCTATTGCATAGCAAAAAGGACCCCGCTTCTCCTGACCTTCTTCTTGTTGTTATAGATGCCTCTACTTTTAAGAGGAACATGCTTTTATTCACCCAGATCAGGGATCTTGGGTTTCCCGTCATTCTTGTCCTGAATATGCTTGATCTTGCAGAGCAGCATGGGATAAAGATAGATCCCCTTAAACTTGAAAAAGAACTTAATGTACCGATAGTCGCAATCAATGCGAGAACTGGTGCTGGTATCCGTGAGCTTAAGGCAGCCATTGCCTGTCCGGTACACACACCTCCTGAAAGTTATTATAAACCTGGACCATTGGCTTCAGGAATTATATCTGAAGTAAAAGAGAGCTTTTCTCTTGAAAATGATTATCAGGCAATTTTGCTGGCACATCAGTATGACAACATGCGTGGGCTTCCCCAAAAGGAAAAAGAAGAGCTCGCAAGACTTGTCAAAAAATGGAGCTTTGATTCTAAAGGTTTTCAATCAAAGGAAACAATCGCCAGGTATGATGTAATTACACGTATTCTGAAAGAGACTGTTGAAGAGAAATCCGTAGACGATAAAGAATTAACTTCAACTAAGATAGATAGGATACTCACTCATAAAGTATTCGGTTATCTTATATTCTTCTTTATTTTACTGGTGCTGTTCCAGTCTATTTTTGCGTGGGCATCCTTTCCGATGGATTTGATAGACGGCGGAATTGCATGGATAAACGGAGCTTTGAAACAGAATCTTCCTTCTGGTCCGTTTACTGATCTTCTTACAGATGGCCTTATTGCCGGGCTGGGCGGCGTACTTATTTTCATTCCTCAGATTGCTATTTTATTCGCCTTTATTGCTGTCTTAGAAGAGTCGGGATATATGTCCAGAGTGATGTTTCTCATGGACAAACTCATGAGACCATTCGGGATGAGTGGGCGTAGCGTGGTTCCTCTTATATCAGGTGTCGCCTGTGCAGTTCCAGCAATCATGTCTACAAGAAGCATCGAAAATTGGAAAGAAAGGCTCATTACAATTTTTGTAACGCCTTTGATGAGTTGTTCTGCAAGGATTCCGGTTTTCACAATTCTTATTGCGTTGGTTGTGCCTGAAGTTGATTTGCTTGGATTTATTAATCTGCAAGGAATTGTTTTGATGGGGTTGTACCTTATCGGTTTTCTATCTGCTATACTGTCAGGATTTGTAATGAATAAAATTCTGAAAAATAAGCAGAGAAGCTTTTTCATAATGGAGCTTCCTTCATATAGAATTCCTAGATGGAAAAATGTTGGTTTAACAATTTATGAAAAAGTTAAAACCTTTGTTCTTGAAGCTGGGAAGGTAATCGTAGCGATTTCTATTGTGCTTTGGGTGCTTGCAAGTTATGGTCCAGGAGATATAGAAACGAATGCTGTGACTGAGATTAGGCGGGAACAACCTGAGCTTGTAGAATCAACTCCCGATTTTGACAATGCCGTAGCGGGTAAAAAACTTGAAATGTCCTATGCAGGTCAGTTCGGACATTTTATAGAGCCAGTTATCAGACCACTAGGGTTTGACTGGAAAATCGGAGTGGCACTCATCACTTCTTTTGCAGCAAGAGAAGTCTTTATCGGAACTATGTCTACAATATACAGTGTCGGAGACAGCGGTGATGACGAAGCAACAATTAAGCAAAGGATGAAAGAGGAGATCAATCCTAAAACCGGAGGACCAATGTATACTCCAGCTCTTGCTTTTTCATTGCTGATATTTTATTTGTTTGCCATGCAATGCATGAGTACACTCGCGATAGTGCGCAGAGAAACTAAAGGCTGGACATGGCCAATGTTACAATTAATATATATGACCGGCCTTGCTTACGGCTTGAGTTTTATTACTTATCATTTATTTAGCTAG
- a CDS encoding FeoA family protein codes for MGEPKKSIADLKIGEKGIVCCFNDEEMSLKLLEMGCLPGCMVELSNKAPLGDPICIKVSGYNLSLRLEEAATVMLR; via the coding sequence ATGGGCGAACCCAAAAAAAGCATTGCAGATCTTAAAATCGGAGAAAAAGGAATCGTCTGTTGTTTCAATGACGAAGAAATGTCTCTGAAGCTGCTTGAGATGGGTTGTTTGCCGGGTTGTATGGTGGAGTTGAGCAATAAAGCTCCTTTAGGTGATCCTATTTGTATAAAAGTTTCCGGATATAATCTTTCTTTACGATTAGAAGAAGCAGCAACTGTAATGCTGCGATAG